Proteins found in one Onychomys torridus chromosome 21, mOncTor1.1, whole genome shotgun sequence genomic segment:
- the Wiz gene encoding protein Wiz isoform X8: protein MEGLLAGGLAAPDRPRGPERLPGPAPREDIEGGAEAAEGEGDIFRSAHYLPITKEGPRDILDGRSGISVANFDPGTFSLMRCDFCGAGFDTRAGLSSHARAHLRDFGITNWELTISPINILQELLATSAAELPPSPLGREPGGPPGSFLTSRRPRFPLTVPFPSTWAEDPGPIYGDGLCSEENTMVAMDLGSPLLPKKTLPVSGTLEQVASRLSSKVAAEVPHGSKQELPDLKAQSLTTCEVCGACFETRKGLSSHARSHLRQLGVAESESSGAPIDLLYELVKQKGLPDAPLGLPPNLTKKSNSPKELIAGASRPGLLALAKPMDAPAVNKAIKSPPSFSAKGLAHPSSSPLLKKAPLTLAGSPTPKNPEDKSPQLSLSPRPTSPKAQWPQSEDEGPLNLTLDSDGGRELDCQLCGAWFETRKGLSSHARAHLRHLGISDPDAKGSPIDVLHGLIRRDGIQIRLPPGRGALAQLGRPPPASTALSLLPPPPPAKKAKLKASGMAIPWGKQDLSAAGIFWASDVEPSPLNLSSGPEPTRDIRCEFCGEFFENRKGLSSHARSHLRQMGVTEWYVNGSPIDTLREILKRRTQSRPGGHLHPPGPTPKALAKVVGSGGPGSSLEARSPSDLHISPLAKKLPPPPGSPLGHSPTASPPPTARKMFSGLATPSLPKKLKPEQMRVEIKREMLPGALHGEPHPSEGPWGTPREDMAPLNLSSRAEPVRDIRCEFCGEFFENRKGLSSHARSHLRQMGVTEWSVNGSPIDTLREILKKKSKLCLIKKEPPAGDLAPALAEDGSPTAAPGAMHSPMPLSPLASRPGKPGAGPTQVPRELSLSPITGAKPSATSYLGSVATKRPLQEDRFLPAEVKAKTYIQTELPFKAKTLHEKTSHSSTEACCELCGLYFENRKALASHARAHLRQFGVTEWCVNGSPIETLSEWIKHRPQKVGAYRSYIQGGRPFTKKFRSAGHGRDSDKRPPLGLAPGGLSLVGRSAGGEPGPEAGRAADSGERPLATSPPGTVKSEEHQRQNINKFERRQARPPDASAARGGEEANDLQQKLEEVRQPPPRVRPVPSLVPRPPQTSLVKFVGNIYTLKCRFCEVEFQGPLSIQEEWVRHLQRHILEMNFSKADPPPEEPQAPQAQTAAVEAP, encoded by the exons ATGGAGGGGTTACTGGCAGGTGGCCTTGCTGCCCCAGATCGTCCTCGAGGCCCAGAGAGACTGCCTGGCCCAGCTCCAAGAGAGGACATCGAGGGTGGGGCAGAAGCTGCTGAGGGGGAAGGTGATATTTTTCGATCTGCTCATTACCTACCAATCACGAAGGAAGGACCACGAGACATTCTGGATGGCCGAAGTGGCATTTCTG TGGCTAACTTCGACCCTGGCACCTTTAGCCTGATGCGATGTGACTTCTGTGGGGCTGGTTTTGATACTCGGGCTGGCCTTTCCAGTCATGCCCGGGCCCACCTTCGTGACTTTGGCATCACCAACTGGGAGCTTACCATCTCACCCATCAACATCCTGCAGGAGCTGCTGGCCACCTCAGCAGCTGAGTTGCCCCCGAGTCCCCTGGGCCGTGAGCCTGGTGGGCCACCTGGAAGCTTCCTGACTTCACGCCGGCCACGCTTCCCTCTCACCGTGCCCTTCCCATCCACCTGGGCTGAGGATCCTGGGCCAATCTACGGAGATG GCCTTTGTTCTGAGGAAAACACAATGGTGGCCATGGACTTGGGGTCTCCCTTACTCCCAAAGAAGACCCTGCCTGTCTCTGGGACCCTGGAACAGGTGGCCAGTCGGCTGAGCAGCAAAGTGGCTGCAGAGGTTCCTCATGGCAGCAAACAGGAGCTGCCAGACCTCAAGG CCCAGAGCCTGACCACCTGTGAGGTCTGCGGTGCCTGCTTTGAAACACGAAAGGGCCTATCCAGCCACGCACGTTCACATCTGCGGCAGCTGGGGGTTGCAGAGTCAGAAAGCAGTGGTGCTCCCATCGACCTTCTCTATGAGCTGGTGAAGCAGAAGGGCCTGCCTGACGCTCCCCTTGGGCTGCCCCCTAACCTGACCAAGAAGTCCAACTCACCAAAGGAGTTGATTGCTGGGGCCTCCAGGCCTGGCCTGCTCGCCCTGGCCAAACCTATGGATGCCCCTGCTGTTAACAAAGCCATCAAGTCACCTCCAAGCTTCTCAGCCAAGGGCCTGGCCCACCCATCCAGCTCTCCACTCCTCAAGAAGGCCCCACTTACTCTGGCAGGATCTCCTACACCCAAGAATCCTGAAGACAAGAGCCCCCAGCTATCCCTGAGTCCCCGGCCGACCTCCCCAAAGGCACAATGGCCCCAGTCTGAGGATGAGGGGCCTCTGAATCTCA CTTTAGATAGTGACGGGGGCAGAGAGCTGGACTGCCAGCTGTGCGGTGCCTGGTTTGAGACCCGCAAGGGCCTGTCCAGCCACGCCCGTGCCCACCTGCGCCACCTGGGCATCAGCGACCCGGATGCCAAGGGATCCCCCATAGACGTGCTCCACGGGCTCATCAGGAGGGACGGCATCCAGATCCGCCTCCCACCCGGGCGGGGAGCCCTGGCCCAGCTGGGGcggcctcctcctgcctccacggCCCTCTCCTTGCTCCCTCCCCCACCGCCGGCCAAGAAGGCCAAGCTGAAGGCCTCGGGTATGGCCATCCCCTGGGGGAAGCAGGACCTCTCGGCCGCCGGCATTTTCTGGGCCTCTGATGTGGAGCCATCTCCTCTCAACCTCT CTTCAGGCCCAGAGCCAACAAGAGACATCCGCTGTGAGTTCTGTGGTGAGTTCTTTGAGAACCGAAAGGGCCTGTCCAGCCATGCGCGCTCCCACCTGCGGCAGATGGGTGTGACTGAGTGGTATGTGAATGGTTCACCCATCGACACACTGCGGGAGATCTTGAAGAGACGGACCCAATCCAGGCCAGGTGGACACCTCCACCCACCAGGGCCTACCCCAAAAGCCCTAGCCAAGGTGGTGGGTAGCGGAGGTCCTGGCAGCTCACTAGAAGCCCGCAGTCCCTCGGATCTTCACATTTCACCCCTGGCCAAGAAGTTGCCACCGCCACCAGGCAGTCCCCTGGGCCATTCACCaactgcttctcctcctcccacGGCCCGGAAGATGTTCTCAGGCCTTGCTACTCCCTCCCTGCCCAAGAAACTGAAGCCTGAACAAATGAGAGTGGAAATCAAGCGGGAGATGCTGCCAGGGGCCCTTCATGGGGAGCCACACCCATCTGAGGGTCCCTGGGGCACGCCTCGAGAAGATATGGCACCCTTGAACCTGT CATCCAGGGCAGAGCCAGTGCGTGACATCCGTTGCGAGTTCTGTGGTGAGTTCTTTGAGAACCGCAAAGGCCTGTCCAGCCATGCGCGCTCCCACCTGCGCCAGATGGGTGTGACTGAGTGGTCTGTCAATGGCTCACCCATCGACACACTGCGGGAGATCCTGAAGAAGAAGTCCAAGCTGTGCCTCATCAAGAAAGAGCCTCCAGCTGGAGACCTGGCTCCTGCCCTGGCTGAGGATGGCTCCCCCACAGCAGCTCCTGGGGCTATGCATTCCCCAATGCCTTTGTCACCCCTGGCTAGCCGGCCTGGAAAACCAGGAGCTGGGCCAACCCAGGTTCCCCGGGAGCTCAGCCTGTCACCCATCACAGGGGCCAAGCCCTCAGCTACCAGCTACCTGGGCTCAGTGGCAACTAAACGGCCCCTACAGGAGGACCGCTTCCTCCCAGCAGAGGTCAAGGCCAAGACCTACATCCAGACTGAACTGCCCTTCAAGGCAAAGACTCTGCATGAGAAGACCTCCCACTCCT CCACCGAGGCCTGCTGTGAGCTCTGTGGCCTTTACTTTGAAAACCGCAAAGCCCTAGCCAGCCATGCGAGGGCGCACCTTCGGCAGTTCGGTGTGACAGAGTGGTGTGTCAACGGCTCTCCCATCGAGACGCTGAGTGAGTGGATCAAACACCGGCCCCAGAAAGTGGGCGCCTACCGAAGCTACATCCAGGGTGGCCGCCCCTTTACCAAGAAGTTCCGCAGCGCCGGCCATGGCCGTGACAGTGACAAGCGGCCACCCCTGGGGCTGGCACCTGGGGGCCTGTCCCTGGTTGGCCGAAGTGCTGGGGGGGAGCCGGGGCCTGAGGCTGGCAGGGCAGCTGACAGTGGTGAACGGCCTCTGGCAACCAGCCCACCTGGGACCGTGAAGTCAGAGGAGCACCAACGGCAGAATATCAATA AATTTGAACGCAGACAAGCCCGCCCCCCTGACGCCTCTGCAGCTAGGGGTGGTGAGGAGGCCAATGACCTGCAACAGAAGCTGGAAGAAGTGCGACAGCCCCCACCCCGGGTCCGGCCAGTCCCCTCCCTGGTGCCTCGGCCCCCCCAAACATCACTGGTCAAGTTTGTGGGCAACATCTATACCCTCAAGTGCAG GTTCTGTGAAGTGGAATTCCAGGGCCCACTTTCCATCCAGGAAGAGTGGGTGCGACATTTACAGCGGCACATCCTGGAGATGAACTTCTCCAAAGCAGACCCTCCGCCTGAGGAGCCCCAGGCCCCGCAGGCACAGACAGCAGCTGTAGAGGCGCCCTAA
- the Wiz gene encoding protein Wiz isoform X4 — translation MEGLLAGGLAAPDRPRGPERLPGPAPREDIEGGAEAAEGEGDIFRSAHYLPITKEGPRDILDGRSGISDGQPHPGLSEALPRATSATHRISSCYWDGDSLDFQPGSPPPHLLGPFPASLDVQGSWEHLMVQEAGEGILSEQRFEDSVIVRTMKPHAKLKGSRKFLHHQGELKFLEKYHSSHHKFDWLQGADEQGPLKDAGLHLDLPAQPSTVTSFRRVIVPVDDTPKTLDMEVLGTREDLEDFAELAQPSEWGLHTSASEVATQTWTVNSEASVERLQPLLSPVQTQPYLCELLQEVADGVDSQEEEEEEEPAVFPCLECSIYFKHKEHLLEHMSQHRRAPGQEPPADLAPLACSECGWAFTEPTALEQHWQLHQASREKIIEEIQKLKQFPGDEGREARLQCPKCVFGTNSSKAFMQHAKLHVREILPSQQAKEPYRGGSPVVDVGTLVCPSYGDSSGLSACIYCDFTAPSKSLLREHTRLVHAHAHWEEDGETFESNLTSQPGTSQDTYIHFPDTATMDYFGKSEPLLASWWQENPAGYDQGLAFGPDHQQRGMRDFPLLNSGQRPLEKLAFPSPMASASYSIQLNRNKSTVYLQRMEDKSRPWSEEEEEEEDEDVVLTSEMDFTSDNRAFPLPAIPSLIPQPALELKQTFQDALQAVEASQGQQQQLQGMVPIVLVAKLRPQVMAAASRASPKLPPEGLGLASTHPLDFLLLDTPLGGSLGLNTLLEGDPAMALKHEERKCPYCPDRFHNGIGLANHVRGHLNRVGVSYNVRHFISAEEVKAIERRFSFQKKKKKVANFDPGTFSLMRCDFCGAGFDTRAGLSSHARAHLRDFGITNWELTISPINILQELLATSAAELPPSPLGREPGGPPGSFLTSRRPRFPLTVPFPSTWAEDPGPIYGDAQSLTTCEVCGACFETRKGLSSHARSHLRQLGVAESESSGAPIDLLYELVKQKGLPDAPLGLPPNLTKKSNSPKELIAGASRPGLLALAKPMDAPAVNKAIKSPPSFSAKGLAHPSSSPLLKKAPLTLAGSPTPKNPEDKSPQLSLSPRPTSPKAQWPQSEDEGPLNLTLDSDGGRELDCQLCGAWFETRKGLSSHARAHLRHLGISDPDAKGSPIDVLHGLIRRDGIQIRLPPGRGALAQLGRPPPASTALSLLPPPPPAKKAKLKASGMAIPWGKQDLSAAGIFWASDVEPSPLNLSSGPEPTRDIRCEFCGEFFENRKGLSSHARSHLRQMGVTEWYVNGSPIDTLREILKRRTQSRPGGHLHPPGPTPKALAKVVGSGGPGSSLEARSPSDLHISPLAKKLPPPPGSPLGHSPTASPPPTARKMFSGLATPSLPKKLKPEQMRVEIKREMLPGALHGEPHPSEGPWGTPREDMAPLNLSSRAEPVRDIRCEFCGEFFENRKGLSSHARSHLRQMGVTEWSVNGSPIDTLREILKKKSKLCLIKKEPPAGDLAPALAEDGSPTAAPGAMHSPMPLSPLASRPGKPGAGPTQVPRELSLSPITGAKPSATSYLGSVATKRPLQEDRFLPAEVKAKTYIQTELPFKAKTLHEKTSHSSTEACCELCGLYFENRKALASHARAHLRQFGVTEWCVNGSPIETLSEWIKHRPQKVGAYRSYIQGGRPFTKKFRSAGHGRDSDKRPPLGLAPGGLSLVGRSAGGEPGPEAGRAADSGERPLATSPPGTVKSEEHQRQNINKFERRQARPPDASAARGGEEANDLQQKLEEVRQPPPRVRPVPSLVPRPPQTSLVKFVGNIYTLKCRFCEVEFQGPLSIQEEWVRHLQRHILEMNFSKADPPPEEPQAPQAQTAAVEAP, via the exons ATGGAGGGGTTACTGGCAGGTGGCCTTGCTGCCCCAGATCGTCCTCGAGGCCCAGAGAGACTGCCTGGCCCAGCTCCAAGAGAGGACATCGAGGGTGGGGCAGAAGCTGCTGAGGGGGAAGGTGATATTTTTCGATCTGCTCATTACCTACCAATCACGAAGGAAGGACCACGAGACATTCTGGATGGCCGAAGTGGCATTTCTG ATGGGCAGCCCCATCCTGGCCTCAGCGAAGCCCTCCCCCGTGCCACCTCCGCCACCCATCGGATCAGCAGCTG CTACTGGGATGGAGACAGCCTGGACTTTCAGCCGGGCTCCCCACCACCCCATCTTCTGGGCCCCTTCCCTGCATCCCTTGATGTTCAGGGGTCTTGGGAGCACCTCATGGTCCAGGAGGCCGGGGAGGGCATCCTGTCTGAGCAGAGGTTCGAGGACTCAGTTATTGTGAGAACTATGAAACCCCATGCCAAGCTCAAGGGCTCTAGAAAGTTCTTGCACCACCAGGGTGAACTGAAGTTCTTAGAGAAATaccattcaagccaccacaagtTTGACTGGCTCCAAGGTGCAGATGAACAGGGGCCTCTGAAGGATGCAGGGTTACACCTGGACCTCCCTGCCCAGCCATCGACTGTCACTTCCTTCAGGAGGGTAATTGTGCCAGTGGATGACACTCCTAAGACACTGGACATGGAGGTTTTGGGTACCAGAGAGGACCTAGAGGACTTTGCGGAACTGGCCCAGCCTTCTGAGTGGGGCCTCCACACGTCAGCCTCAGAAGTGGCCACACAGACCTGGACAGTGAACTCTGAAGCATCTGTGGAGCGACTGCAGCCCCTCCTGTCCCCAGTCCAGACCCAGCCATACCTGTGTGAACTTTTGCAGGAAGTAGCTGATGGGGTGGAcagccaggaggaggaggaggaggaggagccagctGTGTTTCCGTGCCTTGAGTGCAGCATCTACTTCAAGCACAAGGAGCACCTCTTAGAACACATGAGCCAGCACCGCCGAGCACCAGGCCAGGAGCCCCCAGCTGACCTGGCTCCACTGGCCTGTAGCGAATGTGGCTGGGCCTTCACAGAGCCTACTGCCCTGGAGCAGCACTGGCAACTACACCAGGCTTCCCGGGAGAAGATTATTGAAGAAATCCAAAAGCTGAAGCAATTTCCAGGTGATGAGGGCCGCGAGGCACGGCTGCAGTGCCCCAAGTGTGTCTTTGGCACCAATTCCTCTAAAGCCTTCATGCAACATGCCAAGCTGCATGTGCGTGAGATCCTGCCCAGCCAGCAGGCCAAGGAACCTTACAGGGGTGGCAGCCCAGTCGTAGATGTCGGCACCCTCGTCTGTCCCTCCTATGGAGACTCCTCAGGCCTCAGTGCCTGCATTTACTGTGACTTCACAGCACCTAGCAAGAGTCTGCTCAGGGAGCACACAAGGCTCGTACATGCCCATGCCCACTGGGAGGAGGATGGCGAGACCTTTGAGTCAAACCTCACTAGTCAGCCAGGGACTAGCCAGGATACATACATCCACTTCCCTGATACTGCTACCATGGACTATTTTGGCAAGTCTGAgcctctcttggcctcttggtGGCAGGAGAACCCTGCTGGATATGACCAGGGCCTAGCCTTTGGCCCAGACCATCAGCAGCGAGGCATGAGAGATTTCCCACTGTTAAACTCAGGCCAGCGGCCTCTTGAAAAGCTGGCTTTTCCTTCCCCCATGGCATCTGCTTCCTACTCCATACAGctcaatagaaacaaaagcactGTCTACCTTCAGAGAATGGAAGACAAGAGTCGCCCTTggagtgaagaggaggaggaggaggaagatgaagatgtAGTGCTAACTTCTGAAATGGATTTCACTTCTGATAATAGGGCTTTTCCACTCCCAGCCATCCCTAGCCTCATCCCTCAACCAGCCCTAGAGTTGAAGCAGACTTTCCAAGATGCCCTGCAGGCAGTTGAGGCCTCACAgggtcagcagcagcagctccaagGAATGGTGCCCATTGTTCTGGTGGCGAAGCTCAGGCCACAGGTCATGGCTGCAGCCAGCCGGGCATCCCCAAAGCTGCCACCTGAGGGACTGGGGCTGGCAAGCACCCATCCCCTGGACTTCCTGCTCCTAGATACACCCTTGGGTGGATCACTGGGTCTGAACACACTCCTAGAAGGGGATCCGGCCATGGCTCTAAAGCATGAGGAACGGAAATGCCCCTACTGTCCTGATCGTTTCCACAATGGCATCGGGCTGGCCAATCATGTTCGAGGCCACCTGAACCGTGTGGGTGTCAGCTACAATGTTCGGCATTTCATCTCTGCAGAGGAGGTGAAGGCCATTGAACGCAGGTTTTCcttccagaagaaaaagaaaaaag TGGCTAACTTCGACCCTGGCACCTTTAGCCTGATGCGATGTGACTTCTGTGGGGCTGGTTTTGATACTCGGGCTGGCCTTTCCAGTCATGCCCGGGCCCACCTTCGTGACTTTGGCATCACCAACTGGGAGCTTACCATCTCACCCATCAACATCCTGCAGGAGCTGCTGGCCACCTCAGCAGCTGAGTTGCCCCCGAGTCCCCTGGGCCGTGAGCCTGGTGGGCCACCTGGAAGCTTCCTGACTTCACGCCGGCCACGCTTCCCTCTCACCGTGCCCTTCCCATCCACCTGGGCTGAGGATCCTGGGCCAATCTACGGAGATG CCCAGAGCCTGACCACCTGTGAGGTCTGCGGTGCCTGCTTTGAAACACGAAAGGGCCTATCCAGCCACGCACGTTCACATCTGCGGCAGCTGGGGGTTGCAGAGTCAGAAAGCAGTGGTGCTCCCATCGACCTTCTCTATGAGCTGGTGAAGCAGAAGGGCCTGCCTGACGCTCCCCTTGGGCTGCCCCCTAACCTGACCAAGAAGTCCAACTCACCAAAGGAGTTGATTGCTGGGGCCTCCAGGCCTGGCCTGCTCGCCCTGGCCAAACCTATGGATGCCCCTGCTGTTAACAAAGCCATCAAGTCACCTCCAAGCTTCTCAGCCAAGGGCCTGGCCCACCCATCCAGCTCTCCACTCCTCAAGAAGGCCCCACTTACTCTGGCAGGATCTCCTACACCCAAGAATCCTGAAGACAAGAGCCCCCAGCTATCCCTGAGTCCCCGGCCGACCTCCCCAAAGGCACAATGGCCCCAGTCTGAGGATGAGGGGCCTCTGAATCTCA CTTTAGATAGTGACGGGGGCAGAGAGCTGGACTGCCAGCTGTGCGGTGCCTGGTTTGAGACCCGCAAGGGCCTGTCCAGCCACGCCCGTGCCCACCTGCGCCACCTGGGCATCAGCGACCCGGATGCCAAGGGATCCCCCATAGACGTGCTCCACGGGCTCATCAGGAGGGACGGCATCCAGATCCGCCTCCCACCCGGGCGGGGAGCCCTGGCCCAGCTGGGGcggcctcctcctgcctccacggCCCTCTCCTTGCTCCCTCCCCCACCGCCGGCCAAGAAGGCCAAGCTGAAGGCCTCGGGTATGGCCATCCCCTGGGGGAAGCAGGACCTCTCGGCCGCCGGCATTTTCTGGGCCTCTGATGTGGAGCCATCTCCTCTCAACCTCT CTTCAGGCCCAGAGCCAACAAGAGACATCCGCTGTGAGTTCTGTGGTGAGTTCTTTGAGAACCGAAAGGGCCTGTCCAGCCATGCGCGCTCCCACCTGCGGCAGATGGGTGTGACTGAGTGGTATGTGAATGGTTCACCCATCGACACACTGCGGGAGATCTTGAAGAGACGGACCCAATCCAGGCCAGGTGGACACCTCCACCCACCAGGGCCTACCCCAAAAGCCCTAGCCAAGGTGGTGGGTAGCGGAGGTCCTGGCAGCTCACTAGAAGCCCGCAGTCCCTCGGATCTTCACATTTCACCCCTGGCCAAGAAGTTGCCACCGCCACCAGGCAGTCCCCTGGGCCATTCACCaactgcttctcctcctcccacGGCCCGGAAGATGTTCTCAGGCCTTGCTACTCCCTCCCTGCCCAAGAAACTGAAGCCTGAACAAATGAGAGTGGAAATCAAGCGGGAGATGCTGCCAGGGGCCCTTCATGGGGAGCCACACCCATCTGAGGGTCCCTGGGGCACGCCTCGAGAAGATATGGCACCCTTGAACCTGT CATCCAGGGCAGAGCCAGTGCGTGACATCCGTTGCGAGTTCTGTGGTGAGTTCTTTGAGAACCGCAAAGGCCTGTCCAGCCATGCGCGCTCCCACCTGCGCCAGATGGGTGTGACTGAGTGGTCTGTCAATGGCTCACCCATCGACACACTGCGGGAGATCCTGAAGAAGAAGTCCAAGCTGTGCCTCATCAAGAAAGAGCCTCCAGCTGGAGACCTGGCTCCTGCCCTGGCTGAGGATGGCTCCCCCACAGCAGCTCCTGGGGCTATGCATTCCCCAATGCCTTTGTCACCCCTGGCTAGCCGGCCTGGAAAACCAGGAGCTGGGCCAACCCAGGTTCCCCGGGAGCTCAGCCTGTCACCCATCACAGGGGCCAAGCCCTCAGCTACCAGCTACCTGGGCTCAGTGGCAACTAAACGGCCCCTACAGGAGGACCGCTTCCTCCCAGCAGAGGTCAAGGCCAAGACCTACATCCAGACTGAACTGCCCTTCAAGGCAAAGACTCTGCATGAGAAGACCTCCCACTCCT CCACCGAGGCCTGCTGTGAGCTCTGTGGCCTTTACTTTGAAAACCGCAAAGCCCTAGCCAGCCATGCGAGGGCGCACCTTCGGCAGTTCGGTGTGACAGAGTGGTGTGTCAACGGCTCTCCCATCGAGACGCTGAGTGAGTGGATCAAACACCGGCCCCAGAAAGTGGGCGCCTACCGAAGCTACATCCAGGGTGGCCGCCCCTTTACCAAGAAGTTCCGCAGCGCCGGCCATGGCCGTGACAGTGACAAGCGGCCACCCCTGGGGCTGGCACCTGGGGGCCTGTCCCTGGTTGGCCGAAGTGCTGGGGGGGAGCCGGGGCCTGAGGCTGGCAGGGCAGCTGACAGTGGTGAACGGCCTCTGGCAACCAGCCCACCTGGGACCGTGAAGTCAGAGGAGCACCAACGGCAGAATATCAATA AATTTGAACGCAGACAAGCCCGCCCCCCTGACGCCTCTGCAGCTAGGGGTGGTGAGGAGGCCAATGACCTGCAACAGAAGCTGGAAGAAGTGCGACAGCCCCCACCCCGGGTCCGGCCAGTCCCCTCCCTGGTGCCTCGGCCCCCCCAAACATCACTGGTCAAGTTTGTGGGCAACATCTATACCCTCAAGTGCAG GTTCTGTGAAGTGGAATTCCAGGGCCCACTTTCCATCCAGGAAGAGTGGGTGCGACATTTACAGCGGCACATCCTGGAGATGAACTTCTCCAAAGCAGACCCTCCGCCTGAGGAGCCCCAGGCCCCGCAGGCACAGACAGCAGCTGTAGAGGCGCCCTAA